One genomic segment of Sebastes fasciatus isolate fSebFas1 chromosome 17, fSebFas1.pri, whole genome shotgun sequence includes these proteins:
- the nrsn1l gene encoding neurensin 1-like isoform X2: MALCSEACVSGSGGESSGSEAGSSCLQFGVRSYLHHFYEECSSSMWERDPEDPGFVQSQRSTLWWNSAVWKVSLVVGLLILTAGIASLSVGCSTPHKIESFGEGDLFFVDSQAVSFNRGLHLSTAAGIGLSCLGSALAAMGVVVWILPRANLKERLFHRPGEGERRGESGSKWRGFRDPVDVVTKPPGIEEGKIPVTLSKVENVQCTS, translated from the exons ATGGCGCTGTGCTCTGAGGCCTGTGTCTCCGGCTCAGGAGGAGAATCCTCCGGGAGTGAG GCGGGTTCTAGCTGTCTTCAGTTTGGGGTTCGTTCCTATCTGCACCACTTCTATGAAGAGTGCTCGTCCTCCATGTGGGAGAGAGACCCAGAGGATCCGGGGTTCGTCCAGAGCCAGAGGTCAACCCTGTGGTGGAACTCAGCAGTCTGGAag GTGTCCTTGGTCGTGGGTCTCTTGATCCTGACTGCAGGTATTGCCAGCCTGTCAGTTGGTTGCTCCACTCCCCATAAAATTGAGTCGTTCGGAGAGGGGGACCTGTTCTTCGTGGACAGCCAGGCCGTCAGTTTCAACAGGGGGTTGCACCTCAGCACCGCGGCCGGGATCGGGCTCTCTTGCCTGGGCTCGGCCCTGGCGGCGATGGGGGTTGTCGTTTGGATCCTCCCCAGGGCCAACTTGAAGGAGAGGCTTTTCCACAGACCGGGGGAAGGGGAACGGAGAGGAGAGTCGGGGTCAAAGTGGAGGGGATTTAGGGATCCTGTGGATGTGGTCACTAAGCCGCCAGGTATAGAGGAGGGGAAGATACCCGTCACACTGTCGAAAGTGGAAAATGTGCAGTGCACTTCTTAA
- the nrsn1l gene encoding neurensin 1-like isoform X1, whose product MYYLQYVSVSFHCIGVRGVMALCSEACVSGSGGESSGSEAGSSCLQFGVRSYLHHFYEECSSSMWERDPEDPGFVQSQRSTLWWNSAVWKVSLVVGLLILTAGIASLSVGCSTPHKIESFGEGDLFFVDSQAVSFNRGLHLSTAAGIGLSCLGSALAAMGVVVWILPRANLKERLFHRPGEGERRGESGSKWRGFRDPVDVVTKPPGIEEGKIPVTLSKVENVQCTS is encoded by the exons atgtattacttacagtatgtATCTGTGTCTTTTCACTGTATAGGTGTACGAGGTGTGATGGCGCTGTGCTCTGAGGCCTGTGTCTCCGGCTCAGGAGGAGAATCCTCCGGGAGTGAG GCGGGTTCTAGCTGTCTTCAGTTTGGGGTTCGTTCCTATCTGCACCACTTCTATGAAGAGTGCTCGTCCTCCATGTGGGAGAGAGACCCAGAGGATCCGGGGTTCGTCCAGAGCCAGAGGTCAACCCTGTGGTGGAACTCAGCAGTCTGGAag GTGTCCTTGGTCGTGGGTCTCTTGATCCTGACTGCAGGTATTGCCAGCCTGTCAGTTGGTTGCTCCACTCCCCATAAAATTGAGTCGTTCGGAGAGGGGGACCTGTTCTTCGTGGACAGCCAGGCCGTCAGTTTCAACAGGGGGTTGCACCTCAGCACCGCGGCCGGGATCGGGCTCTCTTGCCTGGGCTCGGCCCTGGCGGCGATGGGGGTTGTCGTTTGGATCCTCCCCAGGGCCAACTTGAAGGAGAGGCTTTTCCACAGACCGGGGGAAGGGGAACGGAGAGGAGAGTCGGGGTCAAAGTGGAGGGGATTTAGGGATCCTGTGGATGTGGTCACTAAGCCGCCAGGTATAGAGGAGGGGAAGATACCCGTCACACTGTCGAAAGTGGAAAATGTGCAGTGCACTTCTTAA